From Quercus lobata isolate SW786 chromosome 11, ValleyOak3.0 Primary Assembly, whole genome shotgun sequence:
aacttcatcttcttcaacattGGTGTGCTCACCGAGTTCCTCATTCAATTCCCTCATTTCTTCTTTTGAATCAACCAAGGTAATTGCCATAAATGTAGAGTAGTTACCATCACTATCACATCCATCTTCAGAATCTGAGTTTGAGCTCTCCAAATCACTAAGGGTGGCTGTTAGCACCTTACCCTTCTCCCTCAAATAGTTCGAGCACTCCTTCTTCAAATGCCCATGCCCATTGCATTCATAGCAAATAATGCCTTGGGGTGGTGATGACTCTCTTACATTCTTCTTTTTGAAGTCTTTTGTGTCATTCTTAAAGGATGGAAATTTTCCTTTGCTAAATGACTTCCCATTGTTCTTCATCTTCAGAAATTTACAGAAGTTCTTTGCAAAATAAGCCACCTCTTTCTCAACATCATCCTCATCCGTGGATTCCTCGGTTCTCTCATCTATAGTTTTAAGAGCAAGCGATTTGCTAGGCTTGTGAGAAGGCAAGCTGAGCTCATAAGTTTGAAGAGAACCAACAAACTCTTGAATCTTGATCTCATCCAAGTCTTTACTACTTTGGTGTCCTCAATCTTTTCTCCAAGATTAAGCTTGGCGATAACAATCTCATTAAGTCTACCATAGAACGAGTCGAACAACTCATCTTCACTTTCTCAAACTGGGTAGTGAAGCATTTGCAATTTGGTGTCATTGACTTttttggttccttcataggtggtcttGAGAATTTTTCACACCTCTTGAGCAGTCTTCAcatgagagatcctgtgaaagTCATCTGTTGAAACACCATAGAAAATTGCATTTATAGCTTTGCTATTGGTATTTGTCAAAGCAAGGGTAGCCTTGTCCCATTCGACCTTGGGTGTTGTTGGTCTCACCCAACCATTCTCAACAAAGTCCAAAGCAGTCTCATCAATGGCACATAGAAAAGCACATATACGTACTTTTCAAAATGCATAGCTACTCCTATCAAAGAAAGGAGGGTGTTGAGGAATTGAGATCTATCCATCCCAAatggggtctaggatcacacaaGGATAACGAAATCCAAAAAGTGTActtgctctaataccaattgaaagctcgaatagtgtaaaacactatagcttgtttagactcccaatttttaaaacactgcttaattgcttttactctaacttatctaagtgcgaaacaagagtaaatgataCGCAATAACCGGAACTACTCTCTAAGCCATAACCACAAGcaagaaacaataaatataaactttaaagagtaagggaagagagatgcaaacacaagataacatcgagatgtgttatcaaagaggaaattgAAGTACTCAGCAAAAAACCTTTTTGCggccctccaagtcgaaatcgatccattagtgaataaagttggagtacacgaatatcaaaaagaacctcaaagcctaatctactcaatGTACTTGAACCCTTCAAGTTCCAGCTACCAACGGGCTTCATGGAGCcatgtcttcactagttatctGGATCCAGCAATTAGCTCCAAATAGCATCTTTCAatcaatggcttcttccaatgctgcCCTTATGCACCAAAACTTCTCTTAACGCATAGATTGGgtgaggtaagtgtttgggctaagaacctctTAAGGATGTGTAGatagagaggtaggagtagaggaaaactCTAGAGAAATGATGTAGGTGATTGTGGATatacaatctctaactctcaaatgtgtagctagggttttctctctcaaaagttcCTTGGAAAAACTCCTTACAATTTTGTGGTTAGTGAGGGCTTATATATGATTGATAAAGGAATGAGACAAACACATGTTAAAAAGCTCCAGGTAGTGAGTTTCGTGGGTCACTCACGACTTGGCTTGAAATCTAGCTTGGCATGAGACTCTTCAGATtctagcatgtgcttctcatgtgGCCTTGCAAGCCAGTCGCGAGCTAGTCATGAAATCTTCTTATTGGtattagtgttttttttccctcttaaaTTGTTACTTATTTTTTCAAGTGATCATAACTTTAAGCAtagtgaaaatttaaaatttttgtttaactaATCCATGCATCACGTGGATTAGCaattagtgtgtgtgtatatatataaactagttTAATCATAGGTGAAactctttttaattattaataaagccAACTGTATATGCCTGATGTGGAACTCaacacacttaaaaaaatatttaatcaatCTAGGGCATCACAGCTCATGTCTCGCTCCTATAATTAGGTTTGGGGCATGGCATATGATCTACATATTTGTatgattttcaaattgtttgAGACGtaacatttatttaatatattttgttcaCAAAATACTAGTGAGCATGTTAGTAATACCTTGCCTAATAATTGAGTTGAATTTGGCTAGAGCGGTGAAATTGTTCATGATCTGCAAGCCAATGCCAATGTGATAGACTATGACAGAGGTTAAAGAATCTTTAAACATTAGTTTTCCCGATCTGTCTCATAGCCTTGGAACAAGAAGTCACAAAATGCCACCTACTAAAATCTTCCAATTAATGGAAAAACTACAAGCCCATGAAGCCTACAAGAGATAGACATGTTGGATCTTTATAATCAAATCATACAAGAAGTTTCTTCAATAGGGATTGCTTTAACAATTAAGGAGGTTAAATGGTCTTTAATGGTTCCAGTCGATGTTCCTATTCCATCTCCATGTTGGTAGATGCACTGAGCAGTTCTGGCCATGTTTAGTGACATATTTACCATTGATCTTGGCAACGAATTTTTGGCACTCtctttgttcaattttttccaTGAATAGTTGATTAATTCCTTTATGCACTGTTTTGCTTGTACTTCGGTTATGCCTTCTCGTACCATGTAGCAGTGGATGGATTTTGCCACATCACCTCTCTTGCTCTCAGCCTTTGGATAAAAGAAACAGAGAATTAGTACATTAATACTTATTatggtaaaaattaaatagtaatattTGACTAGCTTAAATTGCAAATATTTGTACCAAGCATACCTCTGAAGTCCCTAAATCATCGCTAAGTCGAGTAATGAGGGATGACCAATATATTATCTCTGAGCCATTCTTGAAACAATCAATAGAATTTTTTGTTAAGGTGCAACCAAGCAGAATATAGGCATGAAACATGGCTGCAGGACCACCCACTGAAACACAAGCATTTTCCAGGTACTCGCCCACTGTAGGAATGTATCCACTGTAAAACCACTTTGCTTCTGCTAAATGTGATCTACAGAGAGTTGCCCactgcaataaaaaataatgtacgCCAATCAGACATTAATTATGagaaatgtgttttttttttttgggataattacacataacccacctgtggtttgggcgaaaatcactttgcctacccgtggtttgaaaagtatcacttaacccacctgaggtgtGTTTCCGTCactctccgtaacccacctcggtctctgccgttacaaaaacaccttttaaccccaaaacagaacataacgcaaatcaaaacccccaaaactcaaacactttTCGAGAGAGACACCCAAGGTGCAATCAAGCTTGTTCTTCGCGGTTTGGAGCGTGTGGAGAGGgagaaaacacttgttttgcatCATCGAACCTGGGCAAGGTATGTGTGATGTTTTTTCATCTGCATTTGGGTTcttgatgtcatttttttatggtGACCCACCCACGTAGTTAGGTTTTGCTAATCATCTGCAcggtaaaattttttttgtatgttaaattaGCATTTTGCTATTTATGTGTAGAATCGCTTAGGATATGCATTTTGCTATTGTTGTTTCTATAATGCATATACCTGAAGGAATCAAGTTTATTTGTCAATGATTGCACTTGTTTGTGAAGTGTGGGTAGTGTGGTCCCTATGAATTTGTTGGGAATTTGGTTTTGCATGTGCTTTATGTGGTCCTTTGTCCGTGTGTTGTTGTCAATTTGTTGGCTTGTTGTCTCTTTTGGCTTCTTCTCACTTTCTGCATGTCAGTGTGTGTAAacaaaatacttattttaattGCAGATGGATGATGTCACATTTGACCTTGAAATTCATGTTGGGGGATGTTTTGTGGAGAAGCCAACCATACAATATGTGGGTGGGTCTGTATGTTTACTGACAGAGATTGACCCTGACAAGTTGAGTTACTTTGAAATTCGGGATTTATGCCATCTAGTTGGTGCTCCTAAGGAACACAGTAGATATAAGTATTTAATTCCTGATGGTGATCTACAGCATGATTTAAGAGACATAGAAACAGATACAGATGTCGTAAACATGACTAACCTTCATAAGGCATGGTATGCTGAAAAAATCATAATCTATACTGACATAGATGTGGAGCCATTGGTAGTTGAGTATCCTGATGCAGGGGGAGTGGCAGATGGTGGTGTAGGTGGTGATGCAGGGGGAGTGGCAGGTGGTGTAAGTGATGATGCAGGGGGAGTGGCAGATGGTGTAGGTGGTCATGCAGGTGGTGATGTAAGTGGTGATGTAGCAAGGGTTGAAATAGAATTGGATGgtgttgatgatgaagatgatgagaatgatgatgagaataatgatgagagtgatgatgaagaagacgTTGAGGATGTTGACATTGATGCAAGAGATGAAGAACAAAATGTtgaaggagatgatgatgatgatgatgatgattggcTAAATGAAGGCCTAGAGGGGGATGGCTTTGGTGATGATGTATTTGCTGCTCAAAACTCAGCTCCACAAGGTTCTGCTCCCAATACAAACCTAGAATCAAGCAATGCACCCCACATAGCCCAAGAATCAAGCAATGCACCCCACACAGACCCTGAGTGGGCTGAGCCAGCCCTTGAGGATGACCTGGTAAGCATGGATGGGTCTGATGATGAGCAGGTACCTGAGCAAGTAGAGTTTAATGCTAAGAGTGACATGAGAAATGTTGTACTGAAGAAGGAGATGAAGTTCCCTAATGCAAAGGTGTTCAGAGCTGCTTTGAGGGAGTATGCAATCAAAAAACctattgacatcaaattcaagcttaatgagaagaccaagatatcAGTTCACTGCAAGAATAGGTGTGGGTGGAGATGTTATGCATCTCAAATAAGTGGAGAGctaacatttcaaattaaaacctTGACTGATGACTGTACTTGTCCCAAGTCTTTCAAAAACAGCCAAGCAACATTAGCTTATGTTGCTAAGAGGTTTATTgaggattttagcaaaaatccaaattgggaGGTGAGTGGTGTACACAACCATGTGATGCAAAATTTATCTGTTGACCTAAGTGTAAACCAAGTGTATAGGTCAAAGAGAAAGGCAAAGGATTTGATAAATGGAGATGAGCAACTGCAATATGGTGTCCTTAGGGACTATGCACAAATGATAACCATTGTAGACAAGGGGAGTAGGGTTATACTGCAAACAGAAATGGCTGAGGAGACTTCCCAGCCAAAATTTAAGAGGATGTATGTTAGGTTTAATGCTCAGAAGGTAGGATTTTTAGGTGGATGCAGGCCATTTATAGGTTTAGATGGTTGTCACATAAAGCACAGATTTGGTGGGCAAATCTTATCTGCCATTGCCAAGAATGCAAATGACAACATTTTTCCAGTAGCCATGGCTGTTGTGGAACAAGAAATCAGGGAGTCTTGGATatggtttttggaaatttttgctgATGATATAGGGAGGCTAGAGGAGTTTCAGTTGGTCTTCATTTCTGATAGGCAAAAGGTatgcaagttttgttttgttcagttACACTTGAATAGTTGGCTTTGTTTGCTGAActaacttgttttgtttgtttgtttgcttatttACAGGGGCTTATACCTGCAATAGAGACACTATTCCCTACCGTGGAGCATAGATATTGTGTGAAACACatctacaacaatttcaaagttGATCACAAGGGATTGGAACTGAAGGATGCATTGTGGAGGTGTGTTGCTGCCACAACAGTAAGGGAGTTTGAGAGATGTATGCAGTACATAAgggatttggatgaaaaggCATATGAGTATCTTGCAAACATTGCACCTGCACAGTGGACAAGGTCACACTTCACTCCTAGGGCCTTAACAGATTGTTTGGTAAATAATTTGAGTGAGTCTTTTAATGCAATGATATTGAAGTCTAGGGACAAGCCTATCTTGGCAATGTTGGAGTGGATTAGGGTTAGACTTATGACTAGGCTTTACACAA
This genomic window contains:
- the LOC115966989 gene encoding probable terpene synthase 9 codes for the protein MQKWATLCRSHLAEAKWFYSGYIPTVGEYLENACVSVGGPAAMFHAYILLGCTLTKNSIDCFKNGSEIIYWSSLITRLSDDLGTSEAESKRGDVAKSIHCYMVREGITEVQAKQCIKELINYSWKKLNKESAKNSLPRSMVNMSLNMARTAQCIYQHGDGIGTSTGTIKDHLTSLIVKAIPIEETSCMI
- the LOC115966990 gene encoding uncharacterized protein LOC115966990, which produces MDDVTFDLEIHVGGCFVEKPTIQYVGGSVCLLTEIDPDKLSYFEIRDLCHLVGAPKEHSRYKYLIPDGDLQHDLRDIETDTDVVNMTNLHKAWYAEKIIIYTDIDVEPLVVEYPDAGGVADGGVGGDAGGVAGGVSDDAGGVADGVGGHAGGDSDDEEDVEDVDIDARDEEQNVEGDDDDDDDDWLNEGLEGDGFGDDVFAAQNSAPQGSAPNTNLESSNAPHIAQESSNAPHTDPEWAEPALEDDLVSMDGSDDEQVPEQVEFNAKSDMRNVVLKKEMKFPNAKVFRAALREYAIKKPIDIKFKLNEKTKISVHCKNRCGWRCYASQISGELTFQIKTLTDDCTCPKSFKNSQATLAYVAKRFIEDFSKNPNWEVSGVHNHVMQNLSVDLSVNQVYRSKRKAKDLINGDEQLQYGVLRDYAQMITIVDKGSRVILQTEMAEETSQPKFKRMYVRFNAQKVGFLGGCRPFIGLDGCHIKHRFGGQILSAIAKNANDNIFPVAMAVVEQEIRESWIWFLEIFADDIGRLEEFQLVFISDRQKGLIPAIETLFPTVEHRYCVKHIYNNFKVDHKGLELKDALWRCVAATTVREFERCMQYIRDLDEKAYEYLANIAPAQWTRSHFTPRALTDCLVNNLSESFNAMILKSRDKPILAMLEWIRVRLMTRLYTKREGIQKYAGKLCPSIQDRLEKLKVESKAFSATPVGSFLYEVGSQYERHVVDLVKKTCSCRSWDLNGIPCKHAITAIYTHIETPEDYTHPCYFKETYMEIYKEVLPLMPGQSEWAETGQPAPLTPHIYKPPGRSPKQRKRASDEPRNPYKASRQNRPVRCGKCKKEGHNSRGCKAGITGETPWQRRQRLQREKVVSN